The stretch of DNA TATCTCAGTTCTCAAATTCTTGCAGGGTTGACAAGAATGCAGATGGTCAGATCACTGAAGAGGAGCTCAAAGAGGTATGGAATTGAACGAAAGcaacacaaaattaaaataagcgaaaaaaaaggcaaataaTTGTAAGCATCAGGATAATTGAGGATTCTGAATTTCTCTTTCATTTTCAGGTCCTCACCCTGACGGCCTCTGCAAACAAGCTCTCCAAGATCCTGGAGCGTGTCGACGAGTACACCGCGTTGATCATGGAGGAGCTCGACCCCGATCAACTAGGCTACATCGATGTACAaactctgaattctgaatttGACATTGTTCAGAATGACTGTATCTGCAATTCTGAATTCTGACACTGTTCATCGTCACCTCCCATGTCCAAAGATATCAAACCTggaggcgctgctgctgctgccgccgtcgcaggCGCCGTCAAAGCTGGTGACGCACAGCTCCAACATCAGCCAGCTGATCAGCCAGAAGCTGGTGCCGACGAACGACCGGAACCCGCTCCGGCGAGGCCTCCGGAAGCTGGGGTACTTCATGGAGGACAACTGGAAGCGGGTGTGGGTGGTGGCGCTGTGGTTGGCCATCAACGCCGGCCTCTTCACCTGGAAGTTCATGGCGTACAAGCGCCACCCTACGTTCGACGTCATGGGCTACTGTGTCTGCGTCGCCAAGGGCGGCGCCGAGACCACCAAGTTCAACATGGCGCTCATCCTCCTCCCTGTCTGCCGCAACACCATCACCTGGCTCCGCTCCCGCACCAAGCTCGACGCCGCCATCCCCTTCAATGACAACATCAACTTCCACAAGGTACAATCTTTACTTTCAATGCCAGCATTATCATCagtagaaacaaaatattatcgATTTACAAGTTCTACTTTCaatgaaccttttttttttctaaattctagtAGTTAAGGTGGGATCGTCTCCGATGCATTCTACttgtagtagaatttaatcgacACCAttgttctatttttatcggacggatgcgattaaattatactactaacaatattaggtggagtagaaatttgaaggggtaatattgttcattttattgtgatttttattgttaaaaaaattacaaaatactacaaatcaaatcaattaattaacaaagtacaatatactttttttaatgaatgGCTAAGATTAGTTATGCTGGCAGTATAATACCACTTATAGAATGCACCAGAGAGGGACTCTAGTATAAATAGAATACGGTCTATTAGatgaaaaaaagatgaaatgtCTACATTAATTGTGTTACCAGTAGAGACCATTGTAAAATTTGAAGTGCATTATTGACGGCGGtcttctccggcgacggcaggtGGTGGCGGGGGGAGTGGTGGTAGGGGTGGCGCTGCACGGGGTGACGCACCTGACGTGCGACTTCCCGAGGCTGCTGCACGCGAGCGACGCGGTGTACGAGCCGATGAAGAAGTACTTCGGGCAGACGCGGGTGCCCAACTACTGGTGGTTCGTGAAGGGCGTGGAGGGGATCACCGGCGTGATCATGGTGGTGCTCATGGCCATCGCCTACACGCTGGCGCACCCGTGGTTCCGGCGGAGCAAGCTCAGCGAGGGCAACCCACTGAAGCGGCTCAGCGGCTTCAACATGTTCTGGTACTCGCACCacctcttcgtcgtcgtctacATCGCCTTCGTCGTCCATGGCGTCTGCCTCTACATCAACCGGACATGGTGGAAGCAGACGGTGAGGGATGCCTCCTCCGGTCGGTTTCTGCTTCTTTCTGGCCTCAATTCTGATGAAAATCTGCAACTTTGCGtggtgatttttttcagaCATGGATGTACCTTGCCATCCCCCTCCTGCTCTACGCCGGCGAGCGGATTTTCCGGGCTCTGAGGTCTCATGGCTTCACCACCGTAAGGATCGAGaaggtaaaaataaactttcttCGATTAACATCAACAAGAAAACCTCGCGTCGAAAGATCTCTCCGTAGTCGATTCTGTTCATGTAACTTGAAATAATGGGGGTGGGTGAAATTGAAATGTGCGTGCAGGTTGCAATCTATCCTGGCAATGTGATAGCCATCTACATGAGCAAGCCCCCCGGATTCAAGTACAAGAGTGGCCAGTACATCTACGTCAACTGCGGCGAGGTCTCGCCATTCGAGTGGTATAAATCTCTTGAGATTCCATTCTCCGGGGATGCGCGAAACCGACACCGATTTCGAAGGTTTTAAGAGTTGTTCATAAACTGATCATGACAATGTGACAGGCACCCGTTCACCATCACCTCGGCTCCTGGCGACAGCTACCTGAGCATGCACATCCGGTGCCGCGGCGACTGGACCTCCAGCTTCAGGGCCATCTTCTCTCAGGCAAGCTTCGCCGAGCCGCCATGGCGAATCGGGGAAAAACTCCCGCTTTTTGTGAGGTTTTTGGAGATGATGACTGGCTGACTGACAATGTGGTGATCTTGGTTGCAGATATGCCGGCCTCCGATGAACGGCCAGAGCGGCCTCCTCCGGGCAGACTGCATGTCCATGGAGCACAATGCAAGGTGCAGTTtttttatctgatttttttggtcATATTTTCAGTCAATCATCTCCAATTCAATcatttgagtaaatttcagaCAAAAAGGCGTCTATTTTGTCGAACAAGAGCATTTAAACAGCTGcggttttgtgaaatttactcgaAAAGAGTTCATTTTGAATCCATTCtgacgctgccgccgctgtgGCTGTGGTTCAGGTTCCCGAAGCTGCTGATCGACGGGCCGTACGGCGCGCCGGCGCAGGACTACTGGAAGTACGACGTGCTCCTCCTCATCGGCCTCGGCATCGGCGCCACCCCTCTCATCAGCATCGTCAAGGACGTCCTCAACCACATCCAGGACGACGCCGAGGACCCCGCCTCGCCAGCGGACAACCACggcaagggcggcggcgccggctccaGGGCGTTCATGACGGACCGGGTGTACTTCTACTGGTGCACGCGGGAGGAAGGGTCGTTCGAGTGGTTCCGCGGCGTGATGAACGAGGTCGCCGAccgcgacgccggcgggcGGATCGAGCTCCACAACCACTGCACCAGCGTGTACGAGGAGGGGGACGCCCGGTCGGCGCTGGTGACGATGCTGCAGGCGCTCCACCACGCCAAGAacggcgtcgacgtcgtctCCGGCACCCGGGTCCGCACCCACTTCGCCCGCCCCAACTGGCGCGACGTCTTCAAGCGCCTCGCCGTCAACCACCAGGGCCAGCGCGTCGGCGTCTTCTTCTGCGGCGACCAGACCCTCACGCcggagctccgccgcctcgcccagGACTTCTCCCACAAGACCACCACCAAGTTCGTCTTCCACAAGGAGAACTTCTGATCCACTCCAGACCGAGATCCTCGCAGCAGAAGTCACCGTAGCTTTGCCAACATATGGGTCCAAGATTAATATGTCAGTGATAAAGTCACTTGACTTCGACTGCAGACGAACCCGAGCCATCCACTCCGCCTAATTTACcacacatgaattttacaggaaATGGTTTAATTTCTACAGAATTTCTCATAAAATTACTCCAAACCAGATAGGGTCGAAATGTACAATTAAGAGGATGCTTAGTGTTTGTTTGTtcgttcttttgttttcttttaaacgATTTTTATGTGTAGGTAGAATCAAATGCCAGGGGAAGAAAAGCTCTGCACATAGATATGTTAGGGGGTGATTTGTTAGTAGCCTTTGTTTATGGTTTGACAAGGTTTGTACAAAATTAGTAAACTTGGTATAAAATGCTCACCGCAAATGTTTGGTTGATAGTGCTTCATTTGGTACATCAATGCTTGGTAACAATATTGGACGACAGAATAGGGAAGATGGAGGTGATGGGATGTGTGCACCCCTCTCATATCTTGCACACACTCATCCTAGTGCAAACACAGATGCTAGCCAAGATTCAGTGCAAGTAATCAAACACATCGTAACTGTTTTGACGATTTTTGTAAATATCACTACCTGATAAGAgaaaatttggaaaatatCATCACATATAACAATGAAATATCGAATCTGGACTCTATCCCCGCCATCTTATTCcctatgcttatgtttataagccctctatgcttatgtttataagccaaaatttaagttctaaaatttgaatttgaagttaattttataattttttaatagtagtttatttttcaccctttatttttagatcacaaacaatacatatataaaagctttagtcataaattttttaataattactttatcattttacttatgcttaatttAAGCCAATCAATGATGTGCCATACAACAATAGTGGGAATAGGTCAAGACCCATGATTCCTTTCATAACCCATAGCAATccttatatgtttatagaatTCTAGTCCCCTTTTTAAActcatttttcaaattttgtagaTAAAACATTAGCTCATTACACCCCTGCCCATATATCTATGACAcatataatgatattttctaaCTATGTAATATTTACGATGGTATCAAGCAAATCCACCcatatagttatttttcaaataaaaactctgtttattcttataatatgtttCAGTAATATCTAAAGTCATCCGTGTAACAATTTATACTCCATctaggaaaaaatatttatcagttagaataaaatttagtacaatttcaaaaatttcgagaaattatttgtgttataataatttataaaatctaataaatttatgctaaaagccaaaataaaaaacaaactataataaaaacctCTAAATTATTCCCAAATATggggttaaaaatttaaatttaaaacggGGATGACCCCTCCACTCCACTTCCGTTCTCTTTCCTCCGTCCAGACTTCTCCGGTACAGAAACGCGCCCCATTTCATTTTCAATTTCAAATCGctcgtcgtctcctcctcctcccaaccTCCTCACGCGCCACGCACCGCCAAACCCTAGCCCTCGGCCCCGCCCACGCTCCGCCTCACTCGCTCGCCATGTCCGATTCCGAACCCGCCGCGCCCCCACCGGCCGTGGCCGACGACGCCGCGTCGccagcggcggccgcggcggctccAGCGGGCGAGGTGGAGGCCCCGTCTCTGGAGGTGAGTCCccatcccctcctcccccgttGCTTTTTTTTCCCGTCCCCACGCTCTTCGGTGGTTGGCTTCTGATGTTTGTGTTTTTGCTGTTGTTGCAGAGGAAGGAGGAGCTGCTGCCCGTGGAGGAGAAGATCTCGGTGAGGATCCGCTCGCCTAGGGCTTACTGACTTGTTTGTTCTCagctttagttttttttttaaaaaaaattccttcaaTCTGTGATGCCGACGAGGCGATGTTTAGTGCGCGCTGTGGTTGTGGTATTATTTGTGGGTTTTTAGCGGGTAATCATGTTAGCTGCTGTGCTGTGCTTTGCtttgcaattttgtttttaattttatgtggCACTAACAAGCACCAATAATGTATAAAAAGCTGGAGTGAGGTGGTAATTAAGAGATTCTGCTTCAGGCAACAGCTAGACGCAGACTAGTATTGTGGTTGTAAGTGTGATTCCTGCAAATCCTTCATAGGGGCTACTTGGCCATGACCCAAGTAGCCCCTATTTTCACCATTGTATGGCAAAGGTAGTCCTTCATAGGCTGGCTAGCTAGTGCCCTGGCCCCATACTTGGGTCTGATGCTGACCATGTTGTCAGTTGTAGTATGTTAATTGTTACCCATATTTAGTTTGCTGATTctttttgtatataaaatactcCCAGATTTAACTTTACCAcctattaattttttgttacaacattTTTGTTCCTCCGAGTGACAGGAATTAGATGAATCGCAGTCAAAGCTTATGGGGAGACTTCGAGGACTCAAGGAGGTTTGTtgaaatattgtaaaatgGTTCCTAGTTAGCTGCATTCTTCATTATTACatctttatttgttttctcattAATGTTTAGCTTTTTGGAATTAGTTTTTGTTCAGTCAACATGAATGAAATACAATCTTTAGtttgtacaattttttctaTGCATCTTAATAACAATCATCAGGGAGAGTTTGATGATTTGAATAGAAAGATATGTTTTTGTGGCACATAATGTAACACCTAAATTTTGTAATGTTAAGAGATATGGTTTCAATATATAGCAGCCTAGCCTACAAAGGGACAATGGGTGtgtttttcaatatttttaaatgctCCTGTgcttgttctttcttttttgttacTCTGGTTGACACTGTTAGGTCTGGAACTgaactgttgattttttttttcaggatttGCTGAATTGGAGGACCAGTTTAGACACACAAGTGACCAAATACAAAATTGTAAGTTTCTTCACACTTTACTTGATGCTATATATTTTCTGTGTTGGGGAAATCCTGAGTCCTACCTATTCTTTCTTGTAGTGGCTCCATGATTATTCTTTCCATGCACAATTTTCAgagtaacttttatattttacaactggaacaaaagcagttttttttaatttggactATGTTATCTATGGATTCTGAACCCAAAAAAGAATAGAATTTCCACTAGAGATATTTTAGTACAATAAAGCTATATTATTCTGTTATCTTGGAGCCATTATTAGGGTACCTATTCTAAAATGTGTTAAAAATTTCATTGACTGGTTTGATAAGGTTGCATTCATGCATGGAAACTTTTGCACTGGCTGTAACATTATTTGAATTTCTTGCATGCAGCACACATGCCATAGCACACTACTGCAGTAGAATCGCCCTGATGGATGTATGCAGCACATCCTATAGGCTATATCACAGTTAGTGGAGTTTGTCTATTGATCTTGTTCgcattttatatgttttgcaGGAACTCTCTGATATCAAAACTGCTCTGAATAGCGAAATTGAACAGCTGAGATCAGTAAGCATATGAATCCATCTTCTGCAACAGATCTCAACTTTTGTTTCCAGCATTTTGCTCTATTTACAAGATATgtctcccccctccccccccctctctctcgcaCCTAGGATTTCCAAGAATTGAGGACCACCCTTAAGAAGCAGCAGGAAGATgtatcaaatagtttgaagaaTTTGGGGGTATTTCCTCTATTTTGTTGAGGGTGCAATATTTTACATTAGATATTTGCTAAGAATTGTGTGTGTACAGTTGTATCTAAACCTTTTTCTTCCAGCTACAGGATACCACTGACAATGAAGGGAATAAAGGAAGTGATGAAGGGAATAAGGGAAGTGATGAAGGGATTGCAAGTGAGGGTGTCTCAGATACCCTAGAGAAGCTGAAAGTAAGAATCATTTGAGCTTAATTTACGTGCGGAATGATTGGTtcttttggcaaaattttcaGATAAGTACTTGCAACCATAGTATAGTTAAGTTAACCAgtgttttattatcttttaatGGTGGTATAATCTGCGTTCCAAAACCAATATTATGGAAAAGGATCCGTGACATTtgctttttccccttttcagTTGGATGATAATCCAAAAGACCATAGTGAAAGCAGTAGTGCCAATGAGGAAAAGGATGTAAGTTTTGGTGTTAGATAAATCATATTAGTAATGATCAATCGTGGCTCTATTTAGAGGAATATCTTCCTTATTTTCTGCATCcacatacttttttttccttacagGAGGCTAGGAGCAAAACATCTTATCCTTCTCTTTAAATCTTAGAGGAgcaaacttttattttgtcttGAGGACCAAAACACCTTTGAATCACCCTGGACGAATATATGATTAAAGGCTTTTTTAGCATCCATAATAGTAATTTGATGGAAATATTTGTCCTGCTGATGGTTTTGTTTTCTGCACTTGACCACACAGTCCCTTGACCTCTTAATTTCTTGTGGCTACAGGAAACTACTGCTGAAGATAGCACGGTTGATAAAACTGTTAAGGCGGAGAGCACAAGCGATGAATAAAGTAGCAGAGGAAGCAAAAGTATAACTTGAGCGCTTCTTTTTCACGGCTCAGCTGTAGTAATTTTTAGAACAGAGATAACTTGGTTCCTGAAACGAATCCACGCTCTCTGATGGCTCTATTGTCGTGTAGTCTTGTCGATCGCTATCGTGACTTGTGAAATTCCAGTCCTTTGGAATAACAATTATATTGCGGAAGTTATCTAAAGAATAGTCGTCCCCTGGAATTTTCCAGTGAAAATTTGCTGATACATTTCAAATCATTTGTCTATTGTCTATGTGATGACAGCCTGCGTAAGGTGGGAGaaggatgtttttttttctcctgaaGCAGTGTTGGTTGATAAAATAGTTTTCATTTGGACGGTGAATTTGAAGCgaatcatccaaatataaaactggttaaatttgtagtattatttataattaaccAACACAGCATAATGCTTCTTTTTCTTGAATCGGTGAATCTCAGAATTCTAGATTCACCAACCTTACTATCACATCTAGttagattatttattatacatgcatataaacaTGCACTACTGCCCACCCACTCCACGTGAATACACGGACACACCGGTGACTGCACTTCTCTTAACACTTTCAAAGAAATTGGCCTAAATCACCTAGCTTACTAGAATCATATTGAAACATAACCCTAGACAACCGACTACACTTGTCAAATAGATGCGCAATagaatttaaatgtttttcgATGAATTGGAAACAAAACATCATAGATTTACATTTAgcctctaaaaaaatttctacccACCGATGTCGCCACCAGTGCTTCAAATGTACCAATACCATATCAGCCAGTGATCATTCGTACCAACCTTTAAGTCTACATGCGTAAACCAAGAATTTGGCGTTCAAGAGTTTACACGAcgcataaaaataataatcaagaCACATGTATTCTTCCGTTAATTTATATCTCAGCCTTCTTCCCTAATACTACTATCTTCGTTTCACGATGTAAGACATTATAGCTTTTCTCAGATTCATgtagatactaatgaatctagacatatgtaCTAATAATAAACATGAAtcaacatataaatctaaacatagtttaaaaaaatcttacgaCATGAATATCAGGAGTACTCTTTTTCACATTTCTACCTATAGGGTGGATTTGTTGTGCAATAAAAAACcaacagtaaataaataaataaataaatactattattatttttgcagGTGATTTATTAGTGGGGAGGTTTGGACACGAGTCACAACCCAACCCATAAACCCCATCCACACTCCTCTTCCCACGCTCGTTCTTCATGGCCTCTCCTGACCTGACCCCTTTCCAGATAAGGCTCTATAAAAAGGCGGCAGtcaccacctccctctcctctcctcccctcccctccgctcGGCTCCGGCGAAGCGCGCAAGGGCTGGACGCTCGCCGCCGGGAACATCGCGTCGCGGGTCTTCTTATGTCAAGGTGAAGCCTCCCTCCTCCGTggctggcgccggcggcctgtGCTTGCTGTGCGCGTTGCGCTGCGCTGCGCTGCGCGGCACGTGTTTGTGGATATGCCGCAGCCTgtgcccgtgctgctgctgctgctgctgtgtgtGCGCGGTTCCTGGCTGGCTCTGGGTGGTGGGCTGAGAGAGTGAGAGGTGCTCTGCTCTGCTATCTAGTGGGTGGTTCCATGGCTGGTTGCGCTATCTGGCGCGCACCGCAGCAGCCTCGCGGCAGTGTACTTGAGTTGGTGATAGCATCGGTTGGGTTTGTGTAGTGCGGTTTCTGCGTTAGGCGCTTTGCTTTAGTGGTTCAATGGCCTGTGGTGCTCTGCTAGTCTGCTTTGGCCATGCTACGATGCTCTGGAACTGAATTCGGTTCCTGTTTGCGGTGAAACCGGATAAGAGAGATTTTAGGGTCGGAGATTAACATGCATGATGGAAAATCTTGCGTTTTGTCTTAGGTGTGCTGCTTCTCCTTCTCACGATGTCACGTGCTCCTAGTGTTATTTCTAATTTGTACTGTGCAATGTTTGTTTCAGATATTGCAGCGCATTTATCGCATACTGTTATTTCTTCTGCTGAATCCACTGCCTATAAGCTCTCATTGGCTTTTGTCTAAAACCAGAGTTATCTACGCTTGTGCAGGGTACAGAAAGAATTGGTATTCTGATATAGTTGCCGGACATCTCAGTCCCTAAATTCAAAATGACGCCAGTGGTTCATTGTTCTGTTGGCAATATCAGCCTGTTTCACATTGGAAGTTTCAGGCCGAGCCATGAAATCCAAATAAGAAGGTTCCACAGCACAGAGAGGTATTCTAGAGTACCATCACCTTCACGCCGTAGGCTGCTGCAACCGCAACGAGCATTCAACTTGATCAGTATCTACAAAAGAAGCAGTTGGTCCTCTGCCCGCAGGCCAAGGACTCTGTCAGCAGCAACTGTTGGGACTGATGTTGCAGTAGAGGATCCGAATCCACCTCCTTCTGGAGAAACTTCTGAAGAAAGCTCTGAGGATGCTCCTGCCACCACTGAAGCAAGTGAGCAAGCTGAGGCAAGCACTTCTTCCACTCCCAAAGCAGGACGCAACATAAGAAAGAGTGAAATGCCTGCACTGAATGATGAGGATCTGGTCCCTGGTGCATCTTTTACCGGGAAGGTTAGGTCTATCAAGCCATTTGGTGTTTTTGTTGACATCGGAGCTTTCACTGAAGGCCTTGTTCATATCTCTCGAGTAAGTGATGGATTTGTAAAAGATATATCTACCCTATTCACCATTGGGCAAGAGGTGTCAGTGAGATTGGTGGAAGCAAATAAGGAGACAGGGCGCATCTCATTGACAATGCGAACTGGTGGTGATTATGTCAAGCCTAAAACAGAAGCACCTAAGGCTGCAAGCGGCGGGAGGAATACCACTGCGACTGCGTCCAGAGGTTCACCAAGGCAAACAAGGGAAAGAGATGATGCCAAGAGCGAGACAAACTATGTGCAAGGACAATTTCTGAATGGCACTGTGAAAAGTACAACAAGATCAGGATCATTTGTGACACTACCTGATGGAAGCGAAGGATTCCTTCCTAGAGAAGAGGAAGCAGTGGCATTGTTTACCCTTATTGGTCATTCTGCACTTGAAGTCGGTCAGCAGGTAAGGGTGAAAGTATTGAATGTAGCACGAGGCCAGGTCACTTTGACAATGAAGGAGggagaagatgatgaagatgatCTGTCTTCATTAAACACAGAGCTGAAGCAAGGTTGGTCCAGAGGGACCAACGCGTTTGAGCTAGCTTTCCGTAGGAATAAGgaaatctcgtcatttttggATCAGAGGGAAAAGACAAAAATTCCGGATGTACaagaagctgctgtagcatcAGTGGGTACTGCACTGGATGATGCAGTAGGAATTGAGCAAAGTTCCTTGCCTGAGACAAGTAATGCTGAATCACTTGCAATCGATAGTTCTATAACAGAGGTCAAAGAGACTGATAGTACAGCTGCAGTGGAGGACAGTGAAATGAGTAAGACTGAATCAGTTGAGACGGCTAGTTCAGTTGTAGCTTCTGAAGATGATAGCACAGTTGATAACAAACTCACTGAGCTTACCGCTTCAGTTTCTTCAACTGAAGCTGCTTCAACAGAATCCGTCACTACCGAGACCACTGAAGCTGCTTCAGCAGAATCCGTCACTACCGAGACTACTGAAGCTGCTTCAGCAGAACCCGTCACTACCGAGACCACTGAAGCTGCTTCAGCAGAACCCGTCACTACCGAGACCACTGAAGCTGCTTCAGCAGAATCCGTCACTACCGAGACCACTGAAGCTGCTTCAGCAGAATCCGTCACTACCGAGACTACTGAAGCTGCTTCAACAGAAACTGTCTCCGCAGTTGTTGAGGAAAGTGCTCTTGCAGATGAGGAAAGCAGTGCAAACTTGACCACTTCTGTATCATCAGTAGCTGAAGTTCCTGCTCCTCTAGTATCAGAGGCCCCATCTCAGGAGATAATTGAGGATTCTGCTAGTGTTACTGTGGAAGGTAGCACTGATGA from Oryza brachyantha chromosome 12, ObraRS2, whole genome shotgun sequence encodes:
- the LOC102714792 gene encoding uncharacterized protein LOC102714792 isoform X2; this translates as MSDSEPAAPPPAVADDAASPAAAAAAPAGEVEAPSLERKEELLPVEEKISELDESQSKLMGRLRGLKEDLLNWRTSLDTQVTKYKIELSDIKTALNSEIEQLRSDFQELRTTLKKQQEDVSNSLKNLGLQDTTDNEGNKGSDEGNKGSDEGIASEGVSDTLEKLKETTAEDSTVDKTVKAESTSDE
- the LOC102721506 gene encoding respiratory burst oxidase homolog protein B-like, with translation MASGNGGTPPAAADYRSSDSRSSSRRSTRFKEDNEYVEITLDVKGDDTVAIQSIRNGGDLPEVALLARGLEPRAPPPPSAVPGPGGLSSRLKAVGTELRRLASWKFPGGIGEPSPPPAAAAANDRRRLDRSMTGAARALRGLQFLNSSVVTNGWPEVEKRFDRLAVDGFLLRSRFGQCIGMVGSEEFAVQIFDALARRRGITAQLLTKDQVREFWEQLSDPGFDAKLQTFFDMVDKNADGQITEEELKEVLTLTASANKLSKILERVDEYTALIMEELDPDQLGYIDISNLEALLLLPPSQAPSKLVTHSSNISQLISQKLVPTNDRNPLRRGLRKLGYFMEDNWKRVWVVALWLAINAGLFTWKFMAYKRHPTFDVMGYCVCVAKGGAETTKFNMALILLPVCRNTITWLRSRTKLDAAIPFNDNINFHKVVAGGVVVGVALHGVTHLTCDFPRLLHASDAVYEPMKKYFGQTRVPNYWWFVKGVEGITGVIMVVLMAIAYTLAHPWFRRSKLSEGNPLKRLSGFNMFWYSHHLFVVVYIAFVVHGVCLYINRTWWKQTTWMYLAIPLLLYAGERIFRALRSHGFTTVRIEKVAIYPGNVIAIYMSKPPGFKYKSGQYIYVNCGEVSPFEWHPFTITSAPGDSYLSMHIRCRGDWTSSFRAIFSQICRPPMNGQSGLLRADCMSMEHNARFPKLLIDGPYGAPAQDYWKYDVLLLIGLGIGATPLISIVKDVLNHIQDDAEDPASPADNHGKGGGAGSRAFMTDRVYFYWCTREEGSFEWFRGVMNEVADRDAGGRIELHNHCTSVYEEGDARSALVTMLQALHHAKNGVDVVSGTRVRTHFARPNWRDVFKRLAVNHQGQRVGVFFCGDQTLTPELRRLAQDFSHKTTTKFVFHKENF
- the LOC102715075 gene encoding polyprotein of EF-Ts, chloroplastic, with amino-acid sequence MTPVVHCSVGNISLFHIGSFRPSHEIQIRRFHSTERYSRVPSPSRRRLLQPQRAFNLISIYKRSSWSSARRPRTLSAATVGTDVAVEDPNPPPSGETSEESSEDAPATTEASEQAEASTSSTPKAGRNIRKSEMPALNDEDLVPGASFTGKVRSIKPFGVFVDIGAFTEGLVHISRVSDGFVKDISTLFTIGQEVSVRLVEANKETGRISLTMRTGGDYVKPKTEAPKAASGGRNTTATASRGSPRQTRERDDAKSETNYVQGQFLNGTVKSTTRSGSFVTLPDGSEGFLPREEEAVALFTLIGHSALEVGQQVRVKVLNVARGQVTLTMKEGEDDEDDLSSLNTELKQGWSRGTNAFELAFRRNKEISSFLDQREKTKIPDVQEAAVASVGTALDDAVGIEQSSLPETSNAESLAIDSSITEVKETDSTAAVEDSEMSKTESVETASSVVASEDDSTVDNKLTELTASVSSTEAASTESVTTETTEAASAESVTTETTEAASAEPVTTETTEAASAEPVTTETTEAASAESVTTETTEAASAESVTTETTEAASTETVSAVVEESALADEESSANLTTSVSSVAEVPAPLVSEAPSQEIIEDSASVTVEGSTDDLTVEYDSSPSDGVELSSNGAPDSSSDEPNEPEESSVVEQVPVTASSESEDKEPAAVTEEVAASSEKTAEVAAVADEASTTTATISPALVKQLREATGAGMMDCKKALAESGGDIEKAQEFLRKKGLAAADKRAGRATAEGRIGSYIHDNRIGVLIEVNCETDFVSRGDIFKELVDDLAMQVAACPQVQYISLDDVPEEVMKKETELEMQREDLLSKPEQIRSKIVEGRVKKRLGEYALLEQPFIKNDKVTISEWVKQTIATIGENMKVNRFVRYNLGEGLEKRSQDFAAEVAAQTAAKAPPAPPPKDEKAEETTETEEKKPAVAISAALVKQLRDETGAGMMDCKKALAETGGDIQKAQEFLRKKGLSSADKKSSRLTAEGLIGAYIHDNRIGCMIEVNSETDFVARNEKFKELVNDLAMQVVACPQVEYVSMEDIPESVVSKEKEIEMQREDLQSKPENIREKIVEGRISKRLGVLALLEQPFIKDDSKTVKDLVKETIATLGENIKVRRFARYNLGEN
- the LOC102714792 gene encoding uncharacterized protein LOC102714792 isoform X1, yielding MSDSEPAAPPPAVADDAASPAAAAAAPAGEVEAPSLERKEELLPVEEKISELDESQSKLMGRLRGLKEDLLNWRTSLDTQVTKYKIELSDIKTALNSEIEQLRSDFQELRTTLKKQQEDVSNSLKNLGDTTDNEGNKGSDEGNKGSDEGIASEGVSDTLEKLKLDDNPKDHSESSSANEEKDETTAEDSTVDKTVKAESTSDE